In Streptomyces sp. NBC_00569, a single genomic region encodes these proteins:
- a CDS encoding TIGR03936 family radical SAM-associated protein: MQRIRLRYTKRGRLRFTSHRDFQRAFERALRRAEVPMAYSAGFTPHPKVSYANAAPTGTGSEAEYLEIALTEARDPDTLRELLDESLPTGLDIIEAVESRTSGLADRLTASVWELRLDGVDAAEAKAAADAFVAAEAVEVQRRTKNGMRTFDARAAVVSLEAAEVPQANDAQADRPTDKACAILRLVVRHVTPAVRPDDVLSGLRAVADLAPPVPAAVTRLAQGLFDEETGTVTDPLAPDREAVEAAPPASGGSAAAATATAPVPGSA; this comes from the coding sequence GTGCAGCGCATCCGACTGCGCTACACCAAGCGCGGCCGCCTCCGGTTCACCAGCCACCGTGACTTCCAGCGCGCCTTCGAGCGTGCGCTGCGCCGCGCCGAGGTGCCCATGGCGTACTCGGCGGGGTTCACGCCGCACCCGAAGGTGTCGTACGCCAATGCCGCACCCACCGGCACGGGCAGCGAAGCCGAGTACCTGGAGATCGCGCTCACCGAAGCGCGCGATCCGGACACGCTGCGCGAGCTCCTCGACGAGTCGCTCCCCACGGGGCTCGACATCATCGAGGCCGTCGAGTCCCGCACCTCGGGCCTCGCCGACCGGCTCACCGCATCCGTCTGGGAGCTGCGGCTCGACGGCGTCGACGCCGCCGAGGCCAAGGCCGCCGCGGACGCGTTCGTGGCGGCGGAGGCCGTCGAGGTCCAGCGAAGGACGAAGAACGGGATGCGGACGTTCGACGCCCGCGCCGCCGTCGTGAGCCTCGAGGCCGCCGAGGTCCCGCAGGCGAACGACGCCCAGGCTGATAGGCCGACCGACAAGGCCTGTGCGATACTGCGCCTGGTTGTTCGGCACGTGACGCCTGCCGTTCGACCCGACGACGTTCTGTCCGGTCTCCGAGCTGTGGCCGACCTGGCGCCGCCGGTCCCCGCAGCGGTGACCAGGCTGGCGCAGGGGCTTTTCGATGAAGAGACCGGCACGGTGACCGACCCGCTCGCGCCCGACCGCGAGGCAGTCGAGGCCGCACCTCCCGCAAGCGGGGGGAGCGCCGCAGCTGCCACCGCGACGGCGCCGGTGCCAGGTTCCGCGTAA
- the rodA gene encoding rod shape-determining protein RodA, whose translation MTGANNFSVSGYGPERASWTRIFARDSVARRLDWPILLSAVALSLIGSALVYSATRNRTEINQGDPYYFLIRHLMNAGIGFGLMVGTIWLGHRTLRTAVPILYGASVFLMLLVLTPLGDTINGQRNWLAAGGVSLQPAEFAKITIILGMAMLLASRVDAGDRQHPDHRTVLQALGLAAVPMLVVLLMPDLGTIMVAVIIVLGVLLASGASNRWVFGLLGAGVLGAVSVWRLHILDEYQINRFAAFANPALDPAGVGYNTNQARIAIGSGGLTGTGLFHGSQTTGQFVPEQQTDFVFTVAGEELGFAGAGLILLLLAVILWRACRIARETTELYGTIVAAGIIAWFAFQSFENVGMTLGIMPVAGLPLPFVSYGGSSMFAVWVAIGLLQSIRVQRPMSA comes from the coding sequence ATGACCGGTGCGAACAACTTCTCCGTCTCCGGCTACGGCCCCGAGCGCGCGAGCTGGACGCGGATCTTCGCCCGCGACTCGGTCGCCCGCCGCCTCGACTGGCCGATACTGCTGTCCGCGGTCGCGCTCTCGCTGATCGGCTCGGCGCTCGTCTACTCGGCGACGCGCAACCGCACCGAGATCAACCAGGGCGACCCGTACTACTTCCTGATCCGGCACCTCATGAACGCCGGCATCGGCTTCGGCCTGATGGTCGGCACGATCTGGCTCGGCCACCGCACTCTGCGCACGGCCGTGCCGATCCTCTACGGCGCCTCGGTCTTCCTGATGCTGCTGGTGCTGACCCCGCTCGGCGACACGATCAACGGCCAGCGCAACTGGCTCGCCGCGGGCGGAGTGTCGCTCCAGCCCGCCGAGTTCGCCAAGATCACGATCATCCTGGGCATGGCGATGCTGCTGGCCTCACGGGTCGACGCGGGCGACAGGCAGCACCCCGACCACCGCACGGTGCTGCAGGCGCTGGGCCTCGCGGCCGTCCCGATGCTCGTCGTGCTGCTCATGCCCGACCTCGGCACGATCATGGTCGCGGTCATCATCGTGCTCGGTGTGCTGCTCGCCTCCGGCGCCTCCAACCGATGGGTGTTCGGCCTGCTCGGCGCGGGTGTGCTCGGCGCGGTCTCCGTCTGGCGGCTGCACATCCTCGACGAGTACCAGATCAACCGCTTCGCCGCCTTCGCCAACCCGGCGCTCGACCCGGCCGGCGTCGGCTACAACACCAACCAGGCCCGCATCGCGATCGGCTCGGGCGGCCTGACCGGCACCGGCCTCTTCCACGGCTCCCAGACCACCGGCCAGTTCGTGCCCGAGCAGCAGACCGACTTCGTCTTCACCGTCGCCGGCGAGGAACTCGGCTTCGCCGGAGCCGGACTGATCCTGCTCCTGCTCGCCGTCATCCTGTGGCGTGCCTGCCGCATCGCCCGCGAGACGACCGAGCTCTACGGCACGATCGTCGCCGCCGGGATCATCGCCTGGTTCGCCTTCCAGTCCTTCGAGAACGTCGGCATGACGCTCGGCATCATGCCGGTGGCGGGTCTGCCCCTGCCGTTCGTGTCGTACGGAGGATCGTCCATGTTCGCCGTCTGGGTGGCGATCGGGCTACTCCAGTCGATCCGCGTCCAAAGGCCCATGTCGGCGTAG
- the mrdA gene encoding penicillin-binding protein 2 codes for MTNIPETGRTPRVQIRLVVLQILVLSLLLTLGGRLWYLQIRNGAEYAKEASGNHVQQVVSPAVRGSILDARGVPIADNETRLVVSASRTDLMKMPDDGKAVLAKLAGVLGMKAGDVTEKVRLCDAKTPQPCWNGSPYQPIPITDEATPKQALQIRERSEDFPGITAEPEAVRRYAGPGGSNTAQVLGYLSPVTDAEIEKAKDTSSPYLRSDQVGRSGLERTYDKELRGKAGVTRYEVDNLGRVIGRAKSDKAETGASVVTSIDARVQRVAEYQLNEAMKVARQQYDKITEENYKADSGAVVVMEAKTGRVVSMASAPTYDPNVWIGGISGKDYKKLTGKDSDYPLLNRAIQGQSAPGSTFKVISTAAAAEAGYKWDGGYPCTSSYSVGNQVFKNFEGENFGPISLGRALEVSCDTVFYGLADREWKKDGGINPKKTPKDYFYKAAHQFGLGKTTGVDLPNEVTGRVPDRQWKQRFWKSNKDSWCRTGKKNGSYVEKIAYENCLEGNKMREGDSINYSIGQGDTLLTPIQEAMIYGALANGGTEYVPTIGKAIVSADGKTVKEIKPQVKAKLPITKATLKGMNEALAGVVTRGTAAWKFGGWPQDKIPLHAKTGTAEVYGKQTTSWLATYSKDYTVIMTISQAGTGSGASGEAVRNIYNALYGVSADGSIDKKKALLPTPLKSLPKIQADGSIDAAKISDDPVKDLQAGEKEKSGTNDQQTAATTPSPTASNRNTRRRTARPKKRRRLLT; via the coding sequence ATGACCAACATTCCCGAGACCGGGCGGACCCCACGCGTCCAGATCCGGCTCGTCGTTCTCCAGATCCTGGTCCTGTCCCTCCTGCTCACCCTCGGCGGCCGCCTCTGGTACCTCCAGATCCGCAACGGCGCCGAGTACGCCAAGGAGGCCTCCGGCAACCACGTCCAGCAGGTCGTCAGCCCCGCCGTGCGCGGCTCGATCCTGGACGCCCGCGGTGTGCCGATCGCCGACAACGAGACCCGCCTGGTCGTCTCCGCGTCCCGCACGGACCTGATGAAGATGCCCGACGACGGCAAGGCCGTTCTCGCCAAGCTCGCCGGCGTCCTCGGGATGAAGGCCGGCGACGTCACGGAGAAGGTCCGCCTCTGCGACGCCAAGACGCCGCAGCCCTGCTGGAACGGCTCGCCCTACCAGCCCATCCCGATCACGGACGAGGCCACGCCCAAGCAGGCCCTCCAGATCCGCGAGCGCTCCGAGGACTTCCCCGGCATCACCGCCGAGCCCGAGGCCGTACGCCGCTACGCCGGGCCGGGCGGCTCCAACACCGCGCAGGTCCTCGGCTACCTCTCGCCCGTCACCGACGCCGAGATCGAGAAGGCCAAGGACACCTCGTCGCCGTACCTGCGCTCCGACCAGGTCGGCCGCTCCGGCCTTGAGCGCACCTACGACAAGGAGCTGCGCGGCAAGGCCGGCGTCACCCGCTACGAGGTCGACAACCTCGGCCGCGTCATCGGCAGGGCCAAGAGCGACAAGGCCGAGACCGGGGCGAGCGTCGTCACCAGCATCGATGCCCGTGTCCAGCGCGTCGCCGAGTACCAGCTGAACGAGGCGATGAAGGTGGCCCGCCAGCAGTACGACAAGATCACCGAAGAGAACTACAAGGCCGACTCCGGCGCGGTCGTCGTCATGGAGGCCAAGACCGGCCGGGTCGTCTCCATGGCGTCCGCGCCGACATACGACCCGAACGTCTGGATCGGCGGCATCTCCGGCAAGGACTACAAGAAGCTCACCGGCAAGGACTCCGACTACCCGCTGCTCAACAGGGCCATTCAGGGTCAGTCCGCGCCCGGTTCGACGTTCAAGGTGATCTCCACGGCCGCCGCGGCCGAGGCCGGCTACAAGTGGGACGGCGGTTACCCCTGCACCAGCTCCTACTCGGTCGGCAACCAGGTTTTCAAGAACTTCGAGGGTGAGAACTTCGGCCCCATCTCCCTGGGCCGCGCGCTGGAGGTCTCCTGCGACACCGTCTTCTACGGCCTCGCCGACCGCGAGTGGAAGAAGGACGGCGGCATCAACCCGAAGAAGACCCCCAAGGACTACTTCTACAAGGCCGCCCACCAGTTCGGCCTCGGCAAGACCACCGGCGTCGACCTTCCCAACGAGGTCACCGGCCGCGTCCCCGACCGCCAGTGGAAGCAGCGCTTCTGGAAGTCCAACAAGGACAGCTGGTGCAGGACCGGCAAGAAGAACGGCAGCTACGTAGAGAAGATCGCCTACGAGAACTGCCTCGAGGGCAACAAGATGCGCGAGGGCGACTCGATCAACTACTCCATCGGCCAGGGTGACACCCTCCTCACGCCGATCCAGGAGGCCATGATCTACGGGGCCCTCGCCAACGGAGGCACCGAGTACGTCCCGACCATCGGCAAGGCGATCGTCAGCGCCGACGGCAAGACCGTCAAGGAGATCAAGCCCCAGGTCAAGGCCAAGCTCCCGATCACCAAGGCGACGCTCAAGGGCATGAACGAAGCCCTCGCCGGCGTCGTCACCCGCGGTACCGCCGCCTGGAAGTTCGGCGGCTGGCCCCAGGACAAGATCCCGCTGCACGCCAAGACGGGTACCGCCGAGGTCTACGGCAAGCAGACCACGTCATGGCTGGCCACGTACTCCAAGGACTACACGGTCATCATGACGATCTCCCAGGCCGGTACGGGCTCCGGCGCCTCCGGTGAGGCCGTCCGCAACATCTACAACGCGCTGTACGGCGTCTCCGCCGACGGCTCGATCGACAAGAAGAAGGCCCTGCTGCCCACCCCCCTGAAGAGCCTGCCGAAGATCCAGGCGGACGGTTCGATCGACGCCGCGAAGATCTCCGACGACCCGGTCAAGGACCTGCAGGCCGGCGAGAAGGAGAAGTCCGGCACGAACGACCAGCAGACCGCGGCCACCACACCCTCGCCGACCGCGAGCAACCGCAACACACGACGGCGTACGGCCCGTCCGAAGAAGCGGCGGAGGCTCCTCACATGA
- a CDS encoding CYTH and CHAD domain-containing protein: protein MAETKREIERKYEAPVADEGFGLPDLSRVAGVSAVIDKGVVDLDAVYYDTVDQRLAAAAITLRRRTGGADAGWHLKLPVSLAEGVRDEIRAPLSDDVPRDLTGLVRSRVREADLVPLMRLRSSRDVRDLNDADGALLAEVSVDGVRAERLTGGAGAAAWTEIEVELADGGDPAFLGKVEKKLRKAGASRSASPSKLARALTETGIGPRPARPAEDPETPADHVLAYLRAQRDAIVDLDPAVRRDLPDAVHQMRVATRRLRSALRSYRKILDRDVTRPVGDELKWLAGELGVDRDQEVLTERLTAALAELPSELSQGPVRPRLRSWSRARRSGSRRHLIAVLDGRRYLALLAALDTLVDAPPLRAKQPKNALAKAVRRDYKRLAGRVEEALDTDPGPARDLALHGARKAAKRARYAAEVAAPALGARAKDVGKHAKALQNLLGEHQDSVMAREALRDLAAQAHAAGESSFTYGLLYGREEALAEHAEEELPPLWAKAVS, encoded by the coding sequence ATGGCGGAGACCAAGCGGGAGATCGAGCGCAAGTACGAGGCGCCCGTGGCCGACGAAGGCTTCGGACTGCCGGATCTGAGCCGTGTCGCCGGAGTCTCGGCCGTCATCGACAAAGGCGTCGTCGACCTCGACGCCGTCTACTACGACACCGTGGACCAGCGCCTCGCGGCCGCGGCGATCACCCTGCGTCGCCGCACCGGCGGGGCCGACGCGGGCTGGCACCTCAAGCTCCCCGTCTCCCTCGCCGAGGGCGTGCGGGACGAGATCCGGGCACCGCTCTCCGACGACGTGCCCCGCGACCTCACCGGCCTCGTGCGCTCCCGGGTGCGCGAGGCCGACCTCGTACCCCTGATGAGGCTGCGCTCCTCGCGTGACGTCCGCGATCTCAACGACGCCGACGGCGCGCTGCTCGCCGAGGTCAGCGTCGACGGCGTACGGGCCGAGCGGCTCACCGGCGGGGCCGGCGCCGCCGCCTGGACCGAGATCGAGGTCGAGCTGGCGGACGGCGGCGACCCGGCGTTCCTCGGCAAGGTCGAGAAGAAGCTCCGCAAGGCGGGCGCGAGCCGCTCGGCCTCCCCGTCGAAGCTCGCGCGGGCGCTCACGGAGACCGGCATCGGCCCGCGCCCGGCCCGGCCCGCCGAGGACCCCGAGACCCCCGCCGACCACGTCCTCGCCTACCTCAGGGCCCAGCGCGACGCGATCGTCGACCTCGACCCCGCCGTCCGCCGCGACCTGCCCGACGCGGTGCACCAGATGCGCGTCGCCACCCGCCGGCTGCGCAGCGCCCTGCGCTCGTACCGCAAGATCCTCGACCGCGACGTGACGCGTCCGGTCGGTGACGAGCTGAAGTGGCTCGCGGGTGAGCTCGGCGTCGACCGCGACCAGGAGGTCCTCACCGAGCGGCTGACCGCGGCCCTCGCCGAACTGCCGAGCGAGCTGTCGCAGGGCCCCGTCCGCCCCCGGCTGCGGAGCTGGTCACGGGCCCGGCGCTCCGGATCGCGCCGCCATCTGATCGCCGTACTCGACGGCAGGCGCTACCTCGCGCTCCTCGCCGCCCTCGACACACTCGTCGACGCGCCCCCGCTGCGGGCCAAGCAGCCGAAGAACGCCCTGGCCAAGGCCGTGCGGCGGGACTACAAGCGGCTCGCGGGCCGTGTCGAGGAGGCGCTCGACACGGATCCCGGCCCGGCGCGCGACCTCGCCCTGCACGGCGCCCGCAAGGCCGCCAAGCGCGCCCGGTACGCGGCCGAGGTCGCCGCGCCCGCGCTCGGCGCGCGGGCGAAGGACGTCGGCAAGCACGCGAAGGCGCTGCAGAACCTGCTCGGCGAGCACCAGGACAGCGTGATGGCGCGCGAGGCGCTGCGCGACCTGGCGGCGCAGGCCCACGCGGCGGGGGAGAGTTCCTTCACATACGGGCTGCTGTACGGCCGCGAGGAGGCGCTCGCCGAGCATGCCGAGGAGGAGCTGCCACCGCTGTGGGCGAAGGCTGTCTCCTGA
- a CDS encoding phosphocholine-specific phospholipase C: MSTSSPHPEHRPELSRRTLIGGAAAAGVLAALPLSLRTALAAPGRPGKLEDIQHVVVFMQENRSFDHYFGTMQGIRGFGDRAAVRGINGRPVFHQPDPSRAEGWLAPFAMNAAHTSAYQQGAAAFGFGDSMNARNDGIADGYVTRRGSGWLGQGYYEPADMPFYNALASVFTICDHYYCSTETSTNPNREHLMTGTSGGTVRDIAVVDNQEPGFEWTTYAERLEAAGVSWKTYQAQENFDDNALAWFDTFRAAGPGEPLYERGMKKVGNPGQTNDPWAMGDALVAAFAEDVKNDTLPQVSWLVAPAALSEHASYAPPHGEDLTARLLSALADNPEVFAKTAFILNYDEHGGFYDHLVAPVPPVAEGRGRSTVTPDGEVVVRVSKGGSTFYRPVNQRGQYRVKGADGSLTWSDTLPAGETKAAGPFPLGLGMRVPMIVVSPWTRGGAVASTVCDHTSVIQFLEKRFGVHEPNISPWRREITGDLTDVFDFSGKNPSWPTLPDTSGNRQKVTDTGKLPAPTVPKPQLLPEQQRGSRTARPTPYDLRVTPRVRGGKVILDLANHGRQGAVLAVYPEPGVAPKHYTLSPKSKLSDVWSPGDNGYDLRVHGPNGALWHLRGDAAGTYEAHLDLADDGRGADVELTNHARTARTFLVGDLAYGGGTREFRVGAGAHRTVRIRVPREGWYDVAVTVRDQPGFLRRYAGRVPGKLEGVTDPAMGLPDALGVTVSLEAASTTIDEAILVPGRAARVRARFDATSAVSAIEAHPVVPKGWAVKAVSAPPASLAAGASATAEWEVQVPGELSGTAAYRLLVTARARSGERFVLADGEVSARTAPSMAGRLLGEDFESVADSLEPVSGVVGWTAKAPKGWSVVNAAGMPQGTARLQGWTFHTKRAWSPAGQDRGGFGRALGVVAVADPDDWDDTGSPSSKGTFDSTLVSPAVPVPPGTSKLYVAFDSHYRQEAPQKAAVTALFDTGEETRLLHYSADATGNDNAGHDAENTFVTKELAVPAGAKTVTLKFRMYDAGNNWYWAVDHVRVDDKPITA; encoded by the coding sequence ATGAGCACGAGCTCACCGCACCCCGAGCACAGACCCGAACTCTCCCGCCGCACCCTCATCGGCGGCGCCGCGGCCGCCGGTGTGCTGGCCGCGCTGCCGCTGAGCCTGCGCACCGCGCTCGCCGCGCCGGGCAGGCCCGGCAAGCTGGAGGACATCCAGCACGTCGTGGTGTTCATGCAGGAGAACCGGTCGTTCGACCACTACTTCGGCACGATGCAGGGGATACGGGGGTTCGGTGACCGCGCCGCCGTGCGCGGGATCAACGGCCGGCCCGTGTTCCACCAGCCCGACCCGTCACGCGCCGAGGGCTGGCTCGCGCCGTTCGCGATGAACGCCGCGCACACCAGCGCCTATCAGCAGGGCGCCGCCGCCTTCGGGTTCGGCGACTCGATGAACGCCCGCAACGACGGCATAGCCGACGGCTACGTCACCCGGCGCGGCAGCGGCTGGCTCGGGCAGGGCTACTACGAGCCCGCCGACATGCCCTTCTACAACGCGCTCGCCTCGGTCTTCACCATCTGCGACCACTACTACTGCTCGACCGAGACCAGCACCAACCCCAACCGCGAGCACCTGATGACCGGCACCAGCGGCGGCACGGTGCGCGACATCGCCGTCGTCGACAACCAGGAGCCCGGCTTCGAGTGGACGACCTACGCGGAGCGCCTCGAAGCGGCGGGCGTCAGCTGGAAGACGTACCAGGCGCAGGAGAACTTCGACGACAACGCGCTCGCCTGGTTCGACACCTTCCGCGCCGCCGGGCCCGGTGAGCCGCTGTACGAGCGCGGCATGAAGAAGGTCGGCAACCCCGGGCAGACGAACGACCCGTGGGCGATGGGGGACGCGCTCGTCGCCGCGTTCGCCGAGGACGTGAAGAACGACACGCTGCCGCAGGTCTCCTGGCTCGTCGCGCCGGCCGCCCTGTCCGAGCACGCCAGCTACGCGCCGCCGCACGGCGAGGATCTGACGGCGCGTCTGCTGTCCGCGCTCGCCGACAACCCCGAGGTCTTCGCCAAGACCGCGTTCATCCTCAACTACGACGAGCACGGCGGCTTCTACGACCACCTGGTCGCGCCCGTGCCGCCGGTCGCCGAGGGCCGTGGCCGGTCGACCGTGACGCCCGACGGTGAGGTCGTGGTGCGGGTCAGCAAGGGCGGCTCGACCTTCTACCGGCCCGTCAACCAGCGGGGCCAGTACCGCGTGAAGGGTGCCGACGGGTCACTGACCTGGTCCGACACGCTGCCCGCCGGTGAGACGAAGGCCGCGGGGCCCTTCCCGCTCGGGCTCGGCATGCGCGTACCGATGATCGTCGTGTCGCCGTGGACGCGCGGCGGCGCCGTGGCGTCGACGGTGTGCGACCACACGTCCGTCATCCAGTTCCTGGAGAAGCGCTTCGGGGTGCACGAGCCCAACATCAGCCCCTGGCGCCGCGAGATCACCGGCGACCTGACCGACGTGTTCGACTTCTCCGGCAAGAACCCGTCGTGGCCCACGCTGCCCGACACCAGCGGCAACCGCCAGAAGGTCACCGACACCGGCAAGCTGCCCGCGCCCACCGTGCCCAAGCCGCAGCTTCTGCCCGAGCAGCAGCGCGGCAGCCGCACCGCCCGCCCCACCCCGTACGACCTGCGGGTCACGCCCCGCGTGCGCGGCGGCAAGGTCATCCTGGACCTCGCCAACCACGGCCGCCAGGGCGCCGTCCTCGCGGTGTACCCCGAGCCCGGCGTCGCGCCGAAGCACTACACGCTGAGCCCCAAGTCGAAGCTGTCCGACGTGTGGAGCCCCGGCGACAACGGCTACGACCTGCGCGTCCACGGGCCGAACGGCGCCCTGTGGCATCTGCGCGGCGACGCGGCGGGCACGTACGAGGCGCACCTGGACCTCGCCGACGACGGCCGCGGCGCCGACGTCGAGCTGACCAACCACGCCCGCACCGCCCGCACGTTCCTCGTCGGCGATCTCGCCTACGGCGGCGGCACCCGCGAGTTCCGTGTCGGCGCGGGCGCACACCGCACCGTCCGGATCCGCGTGCCGCGCGAGGGCTGGTACGACGTGGCCGTCACCGTCCGCGACCAGCCCGGCTTCCTGCGCCGGTACGCGGGCCGGGTCCCCGGCAAGCTGGAAGGTGTCACCGACCCCGCGATGGGGCTGCCCGACGCGCTCGGCGTCACGGTGTCCCTGGAGGCGGCGTCGACCACGATCGACGAGGCGATCCTGGTCCCGGGCAGGGCCGCCCGCGTCCGCGCACGGTTCGACGCGACGAGCGCCGTGTCCGCGATCGAGGCGCACCCGGTGGTGCCCAAGGGCTGGGCGGTGAAGGCGGTTTCGGCGCCGCCGGCCTCGCTCGCGGCGGGCGCGTCGGCGACCGCCGAGTGGGAGGTGCAGGTGCCCGGCGAGCTGTCGGGCACGGCCGCGTACCGGCTGCTCGTGACGGCCCGGGCCCGCTCCGGCGAACGGTTCGTCCTGGCCGACGGCGAGGTCTCGGCGCGTACCGCCCCCTCCATGGCGGGCCGTCTGCTCGGCGAGGACTTCGAGTCGGTGGCGGACTCGCTGGAGCCGGTGTCGGGGGTCGTCGGCTGGACGGCGAAGGCCCCGAAGGGCTGGTCGGTGGTGAACGCGGCCGGTATGCCGCAGGGCACCGCCCGCCTCCAGGGCTGGACGTTCCACACCAAGCGGGCCTGGTCACCGGCGGGTCAGGACCGGGGCGGCTTCGGCCGTGCGCTCGGCGTCGTCGCGGTCGCCGACCCGGACGACTGGGACGACACGGGATCGCCGTCGTCGAAGGGCACGTTCGACTCGACGCTGGTCTCCCCCGCGGTCCCGGTGCCGCCGGGCACGTCGAAGCTGTACGTGGCCTTCGACTCGCACTACCGCCAGGAGGCCCCGCAGAAGGCGGCGGTGACGGCGCTCTTCGACACGGGCGAGGAGACGCGCCTCCTCCACTACAGCGCCGACGCGACGGGCAACGACAACGCCGGCCATGACGCCGAGAACACCTTCGTGACGAAGGAACTCGCGGTCCCGGCGGGCGCGAAGACGGTCACCCTGAAGTTCCGCATGTACGACGCGGGCAACAACTGGTACTGGGCGGTCGACCACGTCCGCGTGGACGACAAGCCGATCACGGCGTGA
- a CDS encoding TIGR03960 family B12-binding radical SAM protein: protein MPAEAAESVFPQLEALLPHVQKPIQYVGGELNSTVKPWESSDVRWALMYPDAYEVGLPNQGVMILYEVLNEREGVLAERTYSVWPDMEALMREHKVPQFTVDSHRPLKAFDVFGLSFSTELGYTNMLTALDLAGIPLAAKDRTIDDPIVLAGGHAAFNPEPIAEFIDCAVIGDGEQAVLDMTEIIRAWKAEGCPGGREEVLFRLARTGGVYVPGFYDVEYLPDGRIGRVVPNRSGVPWRVSKHTVMDLDEWPYPKQPLVPLAETVHERMSVEIFRGCTRGCRFCQAGMITRPVRERSITGIGDMVEKGLKATGFEEVGLLSLSSADHSEIGDIAKGLADRYTEDKIGLSLPSTRVDAFNVDLANELTRNGRRSGLTFAPEGGSERMRKVINKMVSEEDLIRTVATAYGNGWRQVKLYFMCGLPTETDEDVLQIADMAMNVIQKGREVSGQNDIRCTVSIGGFVPKPHTPFQWAPQLSSAETDARLEKLRDKIRGDKKYGRSIGFRYHDGKPGIVEGLLSRGDRRIGSVIRAVYEDGGRFDGWREHFSYDRWMACAEKTLPEVGVDVDWYTTRERTYEEVLPWDHLDSGLDKDWLWEDWQDSLDETEVEDCRWTPCFDCGVCPQMDTHIQVGPTGKKLLPLTVVK, encoded by the coding sequence ATGCCTGCCGAAGCCGCAGAGTCGGTTTTTCCACAGCTCGAAGCTTTGCTCCCGCATGTGCAGAAGCCGATCCAGTACGTGGGCGGTGAGCTCAACTCCACCGTCAAGCCGTGGGAGAGCTCCGACGTCCGCTGGGCGCTCATGTACCCGGACGCCTACGAGGTCGGGCTCCCGAACCAGGGCGTCATGATCCTCTACGAGGTGCTGAACGAGCGCGAGGGCGTTCTCGCCGAGCGCACGTACAGCGTCTGGCCGGACATGGAAGCGTTGATGCGCGAGCACAAGGTGCCGCAGTTCACCGTGGACTCGCACCGGCCGCTCAAGGCGTTCGACGTGTTCGGGCTCTCCTTCTCCACCGAGCTCGGCTACACGAACATGCTCACGGCCCTGGACCTCGCCGGCATCCCGCTGGCGGCCAAGGACCGTACGATCGACGACCCGATCGTCCTCGCGGGCGGCCACGCGGCCTTCAACCCCGAGCCGATCGCCGAGTTCATCGACTGCGCCGTCATCGGTGACGGCGAGCAGGCCGTCCTCGACATGACGGAGATCATCCGCGCCTGGAAGGCCGAGGGGTGCCCCGGCGGCCGCGAGGAGGTGCTCTTCCGTCTCGCGAGGACGGGTGGTGTCTACGTCCCCGGGTTCTACGACGTCGAGTACCTGCCGGACGGCCGCATCGGCCGCGTCGTGCCGAACAGGTCCGGCGTGCCGTGGCGCGTCAGCAAGCACACCGTCATGGACCTCGACGAGTGGCCGTACCCGAAGCAGCCCCTCGTCCCGCTCGCCGAGACCGTCCACGAGCGGATGTCCGTCGAGATCTTCCGCGGCTGCACCCGCGGCTGCCGTTTCTGCCAGGCCGGCATGATCACGCGCCCCGTGCGGGAGCGAAGCATCACCGGCATCGGCGACATGGTCGAGAAGGGGCTCAAGGCGACCGGGTTCGAGGAGGTCGGCCTGCTCTCGCTGTCCTCCGCCGACCACTCCGAGATCGGTGACATCGCGAAGGGCCTCGCCGACCGGTACACCGAGGACAAGATCGGCCTGTCGCTGCCGTCCACCCGCGTGGACGCGTTCAACGTCGACCTGGCCAACGAGCTCACGCGCAACGGCCGCCGCTCCGGCCTGACCTTCGCCCCCGAGGGCGGCTCCGAGCGCATGCGCAAGGTCATCAACAAGATGGTCTCGGAAGAGGACCTCATCCGGACCGTCGCCACGGCGTACGGCAACGGCTGGCGCCAGGTGAAGCTGTACTTCATGTGCGGCCTGCCCACCGAGACCGACGAGGACGTCCTCCAGATCGCCGACATGGCGATGAACGTGATCCAGAAGGGCCGCGAGGTCTCCGGCCAGAACGACATCCGCTGCACGGTCTCCATCGGCGGCTTCGTGCCCAAGCCGCACACGCCGTTCCAGTGGGCCCCGCAGCTGTCGTCCGCCGAGACGGACGCCCGCCTGGAGAAGCTCCGCGACAAGATCCGCGGCGACAAGAAGTACGGGCGTTCCATCGGCTTCCGCTACCACGACGGCAAGCCCGGCATCGTCGAGGGCCTGCTCTCCCGCGGTGACCGCCGGATCGGCTCCGTCATCCGCGCGGTCTACGAGGACGGCGGCCGCTTCGACGGCTGGCGCGAGCACTTCAGCTACGACCGCTGGATGGCCTGCGCCGAGAAGACGCTGCCCGAGGTCGGTGTCGACGTCGACTGGTACACGACGCGTGAGCGCACGTACGAGGAGGTCCTGCCCTGGGACCACCTGGACTCCGGTCTCGACAAGGACTGGCTCTGGGAGGACTGGCAGGACTCGCTCGACGAGACCGAGGTCGAGGACTGCCGCTGGACGCCGTGCTTCGACTGCGGCGTGTGCCCGCAGATGGACACGCACATCCAGGTCGGCCCGACGGGCAAGAAGCTGCTGCCGCTGACGGTCGTCAAGTAG